A single window of Lytechinus variegatus isolate NC3 chromosome 8, Lvar_3.0, whole genome shotgun sequence DNA harbors:
- the LOC121420565 gene encoding uncharacterized protein LOC121420565: MSSATGIPDCRGFLSLLVPAIREEFGSYPIMVVTFAKSILNQDEIVDNITRAGMDKNSLFFIENYTASNHEMNSKKHIALLKILEACIKRADDNITFLWRKMNEPNPRGRNSLDYHNIKG; the protein is encoded by the exons ATGTC CTCTGCTACTGGTATACCAGATTGTCGTGGCTTCCTATCGTTACTTGTACCAGCAATCAGGGAAGAGTTCG GCTCGTATCCGATCATGGTTGTAACCTTCGCAAAGAGCATCTTGAACCAGGATGAGATCGTTGACAACATCACCAGAGCTGGTATGGACAAGAACAGTCTATTCTTCATTGAGAACTACACAGCTTCGAACCACGAGATGAATTCTAAGAAACACATTGCTCTTCTCAAGATCCTGGAAGCCTGCATCAAGCGAGCCGATGATAATATCACGTTCCTCTGGCGAAAAATGAATGAGCCCAATCCCAGAGGCAGGAATTCGCTCGATTACCATAATATTAAAGGCTAA